Proteins found in one Pirellulales bacterium genomic segment:
- the nusB gene encoding transcription antitermination factor NusB produces the protein MTRRSRAREVALQVLFQDDLNPRGNPAHADEFLSRRLSAAELADFARTLVSGVRRNRSELDEFLAKTADNWSLERMACTDRNILRLGAFEILYGDTPGAVAINEAVELSKRFGTAHSPQFVNGILDRLLALRKSM, from the coding sequence ATGACTCGCCGCAGTCGAGCACGTGAAGTGGCCCTTCAGGTGCTCTTTCAAGACGATCTGAATCCTCGCGGCAATCCAGCGCATGCCGACGAGTTTTTGTCGCGCCGATTGTCGGCCGCCGAACTGGCCGACTTCGCGCGCACTCTGGTGTCTGGGGTGCGTCGCAATCGCAGCGAACTCGATGAGTTCCTGGCGAAAACGGCCGACAATTGGAGCCTGGAACGGATGGCCTGCACCGACCGCAATATCCTGCGACTAGGCGCCTTCGAGATCTTGTATGGCGACACGCCAGGCGCTGTCGCCATCAACGAAGCGGTCGAACTGTCGAAGCGGTTTGGCACGGCCCACAGCCCGCAATTCGTCAACGGCATCCTCGATCGCCTGCTGGCCTTGCGCAAGTCGATGTGA